Genomic window (Alnus glutinosa chromosome 9, dhAlnGlut1.1, whole genome shotgun sequence):
tttccatttcaattaaaatgaaaaagatttattttatagtaaaaaaattgttttatcaCATTTAACGGTGTAGATGATACTACGCCatataaaatttcttaaatAACGTGGTAACATGTTGACAATGTGACAATATATACCATGAAATAGATTTTCTCCATTTTCACTTAAAATGAAGAGATCATGTACTTTGATTTTATGAAGTTCAACTTAATGCTTAATTATTGGCACACATTCAACTcaaggttaattaattaacgAAATTTTCCTCCCACCCCAAAAGTTAATGTTAAAAGGAGAACATGAGCCtttatttataagaatattaATTCTTTGTGAGTCTAGTAGTCCTTCCAAAATCTTCTCAGCTTCTTGCAGGTAACAAATGGctgtctcttcttcttcttcttccatggaTGACCAAGAAGACAGTACTGTTTCACCAAAATGTGAGGAAGCATGGTTTGATGATATTGTGGCTGACCCATGTGGAAAGGAGTTTGAACTTCCTGATATCTCTACTACTCCAATGTTCAGCCCCAACAAATTGCTTGATACTACTGCTGCTGCAGTACTAGAGAATGCTTCTGTATTAGACATGAACAATCTCTACTCTTTTGCTGGAAATCGGCACTTTTCTTCTCCACAAATCACCAACAGTACTGTCCCAATGGTTAATCATCAACAAGGTACTTTTTGCTCTTCCAGAAATTCATCTGTTTCTTTTGTTCCCATAGTTAACCAACAAGTACTCCATTTTCCTCCACCCACTAATCTGCTCGATTTGGAACTTGCTGCTTTGAAAAACCAACTTGTTAATGTTCCAATCTCCTCTGGGTTTTCTTGGAATGGCTTGGATATGAATTTTTCCTTGAGAAACAGACGATTTCATGCTGATAATTCTACCCATCCCATCGACAAATCCAAGTTTGGCTCAAACATCCATAATATCCCATCAAAAACATCTCAGTTTTCTTCAAATAACTGCATTGTTCATGTTCCTGTCATGACTAATATCCTGGCAAATAGAGAAAGTACTGAATCATACAGTACTGACACAGAGAAGGGTCAACACCAGTTACACCACCATAGAAAAAGAAGTGCGAAAACCGTCTCCTTTCGTAAGCAAAACCAAGTACTAGAAAGTCCAAGTACTCCTGCTCCTCAGATCATGAGGAATTACCAACAAGCTTTTGGTGCTTCATTTCATGTAGCTCGAAATAATTATAATGTAAAGTATGCATGCAAAGAGTGTAATAAAGAGTTCCCTAGTTATAGTGCCTTTGGAGGGCATATGAGTTTCCATGCAAGGACAAGAAAAAAGAGCATATGATCGATTGAGTTTCCACCGGACGCAGATCGATTGAGTTCTTAGTACTGCCGCCAACTGCTCGATCGGTACGTAACAAAAGATTTCGATCTCTCAGGCCGGTCATCCTCTGCTAATATTCCCTTCTGCCCCTTCCCCTGATCATATATAGTTGTAGTTCCTATATATAAGTGATCTTAATCCCCCTAATCTTGTTCCCTTTTGTGTTcattattataaattattattatttttgtatttgcccagaaaaaaaaagaaaaagaaaaaaagaaggatgtttatttgctatatatatatgtctgtgaaaaaaaagaaaagaaaaagagtatatATGCACCACCTATaagtttagagaaatgattaaaacactcacactacaaaataatgacacaacaccaaggcacaacgGAGTGGGGCCCAcggggagtgatccttacacttacactacacaacaatgacacaacaccaaggcacaatggagtggagTCCATGTGTGGGctccactccattgtgccttggtgttgtgtagtgtgagtgttttaatcatttctcggGGCCCAACATGGATCcgactccattgtgccttggtgttgtgtcatttttGTGTAATGTAAATGTAAGGATTACTCCCATAATTAAGCTTAATAACGCACCAACTAAATGTCACACGTAAATTTTATACTCATGCAATTCTTCTTTGAAATTTTCTTGTtaatcatatttttgaaattttcttgttAATCATATTGACTTTAATTTTAACAACGTACTAAATATCATATTGTTCGAAGCAGGGACGGATCGAAGGGgggaattttaaaaaagaacaaaaaaaaaatattaggtaaaaaaaaaatttgtaaggtaaaaaaataaaatttagcttACTGTCCCCTACCAATAATTCTTTTTGGCccttggcccctgcccataaaagtttctggctccgtccctagTTTGAAGAACCCTAATGATGTGGGTGTAATTAAATATGTGACTGGTTTCCCTTTGAAGTTAGGCATCTtgagcaataatatatatacattatacaTAGACGTCATTAAATAGGCAAAGATTCAAAATTTGCAAGGTTTCGTAAGCAAACAAGAGTAATTTaatcagcaaaaaaaaaaaaaaaaactatatatatcaatatgtCACCACTGATTTAACTGACATTAGGTTGATTCTAAATTTATAATTCATAACCTACTTGTGTTAATCTAATCGAGCCATGGCTatattcaaaatcttcaagctccatatatatatatatatttgaagtaCTATATCACATTCtctccaataaataaataaataaaaattacatgaaaaGACTATTAATTAGGTCATtctcaataaaatatataaatatatataaaattaaaaataaaaaaaaaaaatcatgaggGTGCATGCATGACTGTCagcattaatatataattttgttgaaaatatagTACTCAACAAATTATTAACATAGATTACATAACGCAAGCCTTAAGAAAATCCATGGGCcacataaaataaattgcaGAAAGCTAAAACCAAATCATTGAAATTATTCATTATTCGATCTGCAAGGTCCTTAAAACTAGCTTTGGGCTGCATGTTATCCAAAGGCATTAGGCATATCAATCAAATTAAAATGTTGCAAAAACATCAAATCAGCAGCGTCGATGCTTCCAGACGGATCACACGATGCCAAAGGTTCAATTTGAGATTGATCATGCAGGATCTTGTCATATACAGCAGGGTCGATAATCTCATTGCTCATCTCATCTGCAGGGTCAATGATCACCTCCATGGATGGCATCTCTATGGGCTCATGATCATCAAGCAAAGATGTGGATTCAGTACTTGACCTGATCAGATTCAGATCCTCAGCTTGAGTACCAGTTTTAGGTTTATCAATTTTCTTATGCATCCTACATAAGACCCAGTTATCCAACTGGAATTGAGGGGTCAGTTtgagaaattaatattaattaatattgaaaGAAATGCTAAAATGAAAGGATCCAAAAATTAATACATACTCTCATGTCATTTTCACTCGTTTTGATTTGAACAGGAGGATTGGCGACTCTATATTCATGCATAATCCAGTTGCTCTTGTCACCGTTTGGAGGTTTTCCTTTGTAGAACACCAGTGACTTCTTAAACCCAATATGAGTATTATCCATTTTATCTACAACTGGCTTGTCAGCTCCAGTAGCCTTCCAGTATCCATCAGCGGCCGCTCGATTTGGACGGCTTCCATTCCGGTACTTTCGCTCTCTTGGAGTAAAAAAGTACCATTCTTTTTCTCCATAATCTTTGTATATTTCTTTAATAAACCCAAATGTTATATTTATACAAAGatattaacaaaaattaaaaaaaataataataataactaaaacATCAAATTAATAAAGAAGCCATGCATGCATAAAGAAGAGAACAAGAACCTGCAAGAGACTCGGGGTTGTAGCGATATATGTTAACGTCGAAGATCTGGTTTAGCGGCACCGGCTCCTCAAAGACCTTGGGCTTCAAGTAATGCCGGATTAGCTCGTCGTCGTAGGGGCAGAACCGATACCCGGGTGGCAGACTTTTGAAGTACTCATCCTCTCGCTTTCGCTTTCTAGTGACGTCGGCGGGTGCGCGACCATCATAAGAAGGAAAAGCCGAAAGCTCTGCCGGCGTTGACACATAATTACCCATCGTATTCAGCTTAAACTCCATTGTTGGAGTCTCTGAAGGAAAAGACATTGGCCGAGGCaaactctctcgctctctctcggaAACTGAAGAATTCTATTTGAAGCACGTACGTATGAATTCAAATGTTACTATACCTTATCTCG
Coding sequences:
- the LOC133877713 gene encoding NAC transcription factor 47-like; the encoded protein is MEFKLNTMGNYVSTPAELSAFPSYDGRAPADVTRKRKREDEYFKSLPPGYRFCPYDDELIRHYLKPKVFEEPVPLNQIFDVNIYRYNPESLADYGEKEWYFFTPRERKYRNGSRPNRAAADGYWKATGADKPVVDKMDNTHIGFKKSLVFYKGKPPNGDKSNWIMHEYRVANPPVQIKTSENDMRLDNWVLCRMHKKIDKPKTGTQAEDLNLIRSSTESTSLLDDHEPIEMPSMEVIIDPADEMSNEIIDPAVYDKILHDQSQIEPLASCDPSGSIDAADLMFLQHFNLIDMPNAFG